One Nicotiana tomentosiformis chromosome 1, ASM39032v3, whole genome shotgun sequence genomic window, ATTGGCTTATCCCGTGGACAGAAAATGGAGAGCAGGTTTATCTCATGGATGGCAAAGCATTTTGGCAGTTAAGGATAAAGTTGAGGAGCAAATAATGCGCAAGGTTAACTCAGGTTCTTCAAGCCTAATATGGGACAACTGGACAAGTTTTGGAGCGATTGCTCTTGTCATAAATCACAATGGCACCAACAGACATCAAATTGTCAAAGATCTAATTGATAATGGACACTGGAATATTGATCACCTACACTTACCTGAATATTTAGCTGAAATTATTCTTAGCATACCAATTGGGAATCCACATTGTCCTGACACACCTATTTGTATGCCTACTACTAATGAAAATTTCTCTACTTCTTCAGCATGGGATATCACCAGACAACACAAGGAACCAGAccattttatttataatatttggCACAAATCTACACCTTTCAATATGTTTTTATTAGTGTTGAAAATGCTAAAGAACAAGCTTCCATTTTATAATATCATTAGTAGAATTGGCATTGAGGTGGATACcaagtgttgttgttgttgtgctgaTGCCAAAGATGAAACTATTCATCACACCTTCCTTGATGGAATCTTGGCCAGAATTATATGGAACGTTTTTGGAATCCCTCTTGGAATTCCATGGGAACCAGGTTCCATCAGAACTCAAATGATAAAATGGTGGACTGTAAAGCCTAAAAATGGCTTACACAAAGATCTTCTCAAAATTATTCCTATATTTATTTTATGGGAGATATGGAAGGCTAGATGTGCCAACAGATATGGGAAGAAAAAAGTATCTAAAGTCAAAGTTATTCACCACATCTTCTACCATATAAAGTGGATAGTATCAAAGACCAACTCAACCATTCAATGGATATGGAAATGGAAGGAACTCACCAAATAAATTACGAGTAGCTCACACAAGATTGAATGTATTATAGTGAAGTGGATCAGACCTCCAATGGGATGGATAAAGCTCAATACAGATGGAAGTCACAATTCAGTAGACTCTATTGGAGCAGGAGGAATTATCAGAGACAACAATGAAAAAAATTATAATGGCCTTTGCTAAATATGTAGGAATTGGCATCAGTAATCTAGCTTAAGCAAAGGCAATAATCTATGATTTACAATGGTGTATCTCGCATAGATTCCAAAGCATTATCTTGGAAAGTGACTCTCTGACTATTGTAAACATGATAAAGGGAAAGAGCAACACTGCTTGGCAACTTCAAAATTCTATAGATGTTATTACTCAAATGCTATCTCAGACAACCAATATAGTTCAACATTGTTACAGAGAGGCGAATCAGATTGCAAATGCGTTGGCAAAATGGAGCATAGAAGAACATGAGAGGTGATTTTATGATGTTAAGGATCTTCCTAAGGAGGCTGCTGGTGCATATTTTCTAGATAAACAAAGATACAACCTCCATAAGGCACAAACAAAGAAGGAATATGCTTGTCTAATAATCTTTTTGGGAGTTTTTGAACTGTTAATGCTTTTCTCCCTGTATATACTAGCTTTGAAAAGCAGCAGGGGTTAGTCCTAACCTCTGTTTTGTTGTAACCTCTgttttgttatgaaataaaaggcAGCGTCTCCTTAAGGCgcaaattacaaaaaataatatcaTGAAAGGATATTAGAAATGAAATAAATCAAGATCCAACAATCAAGGGAGATCAAATTAATTAAGCTACATTACTTTAATGTTGATACTATTAACAGAGTGGCATATTAGCCTTCTTTATTCGCGTAATTCTTCCTGCTTAGAAAATGTACTTCACTAATCCGGGAATATGAATTTCCTTGAAGTATTGTTCCCACTGAATAGTTGTTGGATCAAAATTAAACGTATCATCTGCATTACTTTCTCTTGTTATCATTTGCAACATTTCAACATTGGAATCATTGAAACTGATAAAACAACAGCGGTAATTTGGTATTAGAATATCAATTAAGCACTAAGTGTGATTATTAATAAATACTTAAAAACTGTTAACTATTTGGATGTGttaatataaaaattactcacaCTCCTTTGAAGAACAGGTAGGGCTTGTAGAGTTCAGCTAGTCGAATGGCACGATTGATCTTTCTTTCTAAGTTTGAATGCAAGGTTTTTAAATATTGGCAAAGTATCAAGTTTGCCAACTTTAATATCTGAAACATGTTAAAATATAAACTTAACCAGTGGTAGACTATTAATGCTGAAGTGCATGCCAATATTCATGTATATAAACACCTCTATATTCTTTTTTGTACGTATCTCGCTTGCCTAAGTTTCAGAGTTTTTTGTAAGAAGATATTATATTATGAAAACTAACCATTAATAATGGCTTGTAGTGGATTGCTATGTATTTGTGAAGGCTAGCCATGCTATCCAGTAAATGAAATTTCTTCACTTTGACCGGCTTCCCTCTTTCATCAATCCACGGATTCTTCTTGAAGTGATCAACGAAAAATTGTACAATATCACCCATATTTAGTTGATTACTCCTAGAGGAGCTAATATGGTAAACAGTTGTATGGGAAGAACGGTTTCTATGGGCTACCATAGCCGCGATGATTGAGTTCACTACCATATCAGCTGGAATCTAGGCAAGATAACATTAAGGAAGTTAAATACTTAGGAACCCCAAGTGTAGATGAGCTAATTAAGACCAGCTGAGTTGGGCATTTCAATATAACATAAGGTATACACAGGATATGTACACATACCACATCTATTATCGATTCTTTATCTCCCATCGTAATAGTCTGTTTTCCTTTACCATAGCCAACAATGAAGGTGTCCGTGGTTCTGTGGGAAGGAAGAATCAGATTCGCTTCGCTAAGACTTATTCTTCTTTGCATAAATGGGGATGTGTGTgtgcatatatgtatatattataccTCATTCCTTCAATCCATCCTGGGAATGGTTCCTTGTAGGTGCTTAATATAACTGTTGGCCTTAGGATTATGAGTTGGAGGTCCTCCTTTAAGTGTCCTAAAAGCATCTCTCCCATTGCTTTTGTGAAGGTGTATGGGTTTGGCCATCCATGCATCTTTGCCCTGAACAATCATAGTTCTCGTGAAAGGTGGGATAAATCTTTAAAAGAAAAGTGAGACTGATTTTATGAAACAACGTTTAATTACCTCTCAATACCTAGAACTCTCATAGCTAAAGTTACTTATTTTTCAGTGGCATTCTTAGCTTGAAGGTCCTTTAGTTTCTCCTCTACCAACTTATGCTCTGCGTCTATGTCTAAGTGAGATCCTCCATTAAGCGTCTCACCATAGTGCAATGGCTTCTCTTGTATCAATCCTTCCTTTACCCCACAAACATAGGCTGAATTAAAGAATCATGAGTCTTTATGCTAAGTAAATTAACAGGCCTGGCTCAACCCCTAAGCAAGTGAAGTACTATGCTTTAGGCCTAGCAAATTTTTAAGCCCCAAAAGTTAAAATTGTTATACTATATATCACCTCCTATCATTTTGCACTTGTacttttttccttttaattttgttTTATACACACATGTATAGATTTTAACAACATATGTGGTTTCTAAAAAGTTTTCGTAATTGATATAGGATGCACGTGTGACTCAGATGCATGTGTGATACGCGAGATTGAACGTGTTAGGAACGAGATGCACTTGTGACGCACGAGATGTGCTTGTGACGCACGAGATGTGCTTGTGACGCTCACAGAAGCTAGTTTTATTAAATTTACTTGGGACATCTTATTTAGGTTTGGCTAATGCCACTAATTTCATTGAGCCACCCCTAAGTTAATATGCCCAAAGTCATGATAATGAAAGTTGGTTAAACACAACGTATATTATGGAGCTGACCTGTGCTTACATGGAGAAGCATCTTCAGTTTTGAACACTGCTTGGAAAATTTGAGAACATTCAAGGCACCCAATGCATTGATCCTTATTGCAGTATCATATTTGCAAAAGAATGGAGtaagttattctttttctttttttaaggaGTAATATCATTATTCTATAGAACTACCTGTCATCAAATCTAGTTGTAGCAGCTGAGTTTACAATTATGTCGATTTCTTTGCACATCTCATCTTTCAGCGCAGAAGTTATCCCCAAACTATCGCAAGCTATATCACCAGCAAGTTAGCAACTGAGAAAACCTTGTCTTGTATAAGGGAATGTAGGTTGGCGCCCAACTTCTCCCTTAGAACTCTAAACAGATCCGTCTTTATGACCTGAACTTAAAATATATTCTTTAACTGATCACATCGAGCTTTGAACTCTGAAAATCATGGATTCTCATGTGACTACGGAATGGAGTTACGTTGTAGTCTAATGTGATGACTATTATATATACTGCAACTACTTTTGGTTATGTTATAGTTTGGTAGTACCTCGTTGTTGAAACGCTCTTTAGCTGAAATTAAATCTGGAGCTCTAATTAGCAAATAGAGCTTCTTCACATTAGGCTGGACTCGGAGTATCTTCTCGATGAGAACTACATTAATATATAACAAAAGCACTATTAATATCATTCATCTCCTCAAGAAGCACTGTTAGTGCAACCTATATATAGTAGAGAGAAACTACTCTTTGCTAGGTAGCCAGTTGCACCAGTGATGAAAATGGCCTTGCCCTCGAGAAACTGGTCAATGCAGCACGATTCCATTGATGAAGAATATTGTTCACAGAAGTGAGCTAGAGATAAGGAAATTTATAGGGGTTAAATTCATATTATAAATCCTTATACATAAGATTTTTCCAGGTAAGAAACTGGAAAACTAATTAAGTAATGCATTTGCACATATACAAACTCACCTGGATTTCTTGAATGATTCTACTTAATTATGCATGATGCACTTTAGTAACTACTATATATACTGAAATTTTCTAAAGACCATATGGGCAGTACCTGTCTTATATGTGATATGTTACTAGTTAGATACCAATATTCAAACTGAAATGAATGCTACCCATCTGTGCAGTTGAAACTGTAGACCTGTCCAAATATATAGAGTGAATTACCAAAGTGAGTCCAGAGGCGGAGCTAGAATTTGAACTTTATGGGTTTGGGATTATAATCattttaagttactgggttctaaattaataatgtgTACATATTAATTGGATTCTTAATACTAATCCAAAATTTGAACAAAAGCTATTGGATTCGGCCGAACCCGCAACCAATATTGTGGCTCCGCCCCTGCCAAAGTTTGTCATAGGCCGCAGCATGCAGCATGGGGTATTACTTTAGGTAGGTGCGGCTCAATAAAATACCTTAGACttatctttgcaaatataaactCCGCGGCGTGCTGCATGCGGCTTCCATCTATTTAAGCGGCTTCTTAAAGTTatcattattttttatttgtatgTTTGAACTAAGGCTTGTTCCTATAAGATACTTCAATATTATCTATATATACTTAGATGAGTTTGCCCGTACATTTGCACGAGCTTAACATGAGTGGGAGCAAAATTGGATAATTTAGCTCCACGTTTTTGCCTTCTCAATAAAAGTTTTTGGACAATCCTTAAAATCACAAAATTTAAGCGtaaatattattgttaaatttCATTTAGTTCAAGTAACATGAATAGTTTGTATGTACAATCATTCAAGGTGATGAGGCAAAGGTTTTCGAGGAGGGAATGAACCAGCTGATGGCTAAAGCTGAGTATCACAGTTTGGTGGTGTTGCTGAAAGTTATGGAAAAACGGTGTTCGAAAATTAGTGATATCTCAAAAGGTAATGTTCATCTTGGTTTGGAAAAtcttttttctttaaaatattatttacaTCTACTTATTATTTAGTAAGTTATTTTATAATTAATAGAGTCAAACTAGTTCTTATCTAGCCGTTGGAGCAACACCTACATAAACATGGTCTTTGAAAAGCTAAAAACATACTTTCTAACATAATTTTCTGAATCATCTTCTTTCTAAAATATGCTAggtttctttcttaaattttctGCTAGTTTTGTTCCCAATTTTATAACTGAAAGAGTTTGTTGAATCCTGAGATACATCTAATTTTATCCTTTATTGTGTAGGCgaaatatccttaaggacactATCCTTAACACACCTCAAGCTAATTCTTACTCTTCATAATCAATTTTTCCAACAAATGGGAAACATGCTCTATGGAAAAATGGGTAGAATTATATTACTGCCAAAAAAGATGGGTAGTTATCTATGTCTTCAACTTGGATTATTGGAGTTGCTAAATTGTGTCAGCTTCTAGTTGTTTTAACTTTCGAATTTTAGTGGATGAATAATGCATATATATAAGTATCAGATCCTTGGAAACAGTTCCACAAATTATCTTCGATTGTTTTCTAATAAATTGAAGCGATATGTTTTAAGCTTGTCGCACTAGCTGAGAAAAAAATTGTTGTTAATGGATTGACAGTATATTATAAGATCTTGAATAGTATATAAAAGCTATATATTCTTCTGATGAAGGCGAACAGtaatatatgtacaagaaaagaAGCCGATCTTGGAGTTCAGTTTGCTTGTAAGTAGTTATCAATCATATGCCAAACAACGGAAGTAGTCCTTCAAttacagtatatatatatatatatatatatatatatatatatatatatatatatatatatagtggaaaCACAGAAATCATTCAAATACATTGTGGAACTCAAGTAGCAACACAACAATCAAACAAATACATAAGCAGCACCACAACTTTATAGTGTAAAGCTAGCTGATCATAGCATATCAGCCTCCTTTTGACACATAATCCTTCTTTCTTAGAAAATGTACTTCACTAATCCGGGAATATGAATTTCCTTGAAGTATTGTTCCCACTGAATAGTTGTTGTCATTTGCATTACTTTATCTTGCTGCCATTCGCAACATTTCAGCATTGGTATAATCGAAACTGGTGACAAATCAGCAGTGATGTGTAAATAGAATAGCAATTAGGATTAGCTTTAAGTTTGATTAGTAAATAAATACTTAAACAAGATGTTGTCTATTTGGATGTTTTAAAAGAAAACACTGATATCTTCCCATCATCACTTCACGGAGTGGTTCTTTAACAGAGGCCAAAGAGTTACAGAGAAATGCACTGTTGGT contains:
- the LOC138903414 gene encoding uncharacterized protein, encoding MTRFFWGSSDEKNRHHWSSWAKMFYPIEEGGLGFTRLKDISDALAMKRWWRFRTGLSHGWQSILAVKDKVEEQIMRKVNSGSSSLIWDNWTSFGAIALVINHNGTNRHQIVKDLIDNGHWNIDHLHLPEYLAEIILSIPIGNPHCPDTPICMPTTNENFSTSSAWDITRQHKEPDHFIYNIWHKSTPFNMFLLVLKMLKNKLPFYNIISRIGIEVDTKCCCCCADAKDETIHHTFLDGILARIIWNVFGIPLGIPWEPGSIRTQMIKWWTVKPKNGLHKDLLKIIPIFILWEIWKARCANRYGKKKGKSNTAWQLQNSIDVITQMLSQTTNIVQHCYREANQIANALAKWSIEEHER